The following nucleotide sequence is from Penicillium digitatum chromosome 5, complete sequence.
CTACGGATctttccaattttttttcttcttatATATGATTCTCATACCTATGGGGAGGGGGTTTTTTCTCCATTAACTACCTTGTGTTTACaggctcttttttttctggacATTTACCCATATACTATCcacccattttttttttacccaTGATCTCACGACTGTAAAGAGATCAGAGGCTGGGTATTTCATCCGCTATCCCTGGCATTGTTCTTTAATCTTGATTAGCAGATACATTCTGCTCCACAGCCAAAATCATTCGCCCctcgcccccccccccgcatTGGATACGTCACAGAGCCAGAGGCTCTTCTTTACCATTTCAGTTCCTCTTGAATTCTCCCTTTTCCTACAAATCAAACTCGTCATGTCCAGCCCCCTTGAAAGAGTCATAGTTCTATAGCTTCCTCTCACATAGATCAGTCAAGGTGTACCTCCTCCGTAGTTGCAATCGACTCCACTGAACTATTCCTTGAATAACCGATCCACCCATGAACCATGGCAACCATAGACCCAGAAGCTCCAGATTTAATAGTTGGGCAACCAAAAGCCCTCCCAAACCTCCCAGGAAACACGTATGGCCCTCGTGCAAGATGGATTAGCTATGAGTCTCTTGACATATACGACCCATACATCGTACAACCATGTCTCCAACCCAATAAGCCACCCGAGAGACCACGCTCGTGTGTCGTTCCAATCTCTCTACTGTTCACGCGACCTAATAGCCAGGGCCATCCTGAATCGATGAAATATGAGAAGAGAAAACTCGGCCCACTAGTTCCGAGGTCGAGGTCCTCAGACTTCACCGTATCTGCCAGCTTCTACTGCCTTCATTATCCTCCGATCGACCTGACTAATTCCATTCTATCGCCAACTGTTACCAACATCCAATGTCAACCGAAACCAAGATTTATGCTACCCCCGTTACACCCCCCCTTCACCTGGACTCAACCACGTCAATCCCCGACTTCAGCCTAACGGGCAAGGTATCCCTAGTCACAGGTGCGGGTCGAGGTCTAGGCCTCGCCCTGACCGAAGCTCTCCTAGAAGCGGGGGCCAAAGTATACGCGCTAGATGATCTGaaagagccggtatgtgcCAACATCGTGAAacaatcccccccccccttcccctaAAGCGAATAACCCTCCCCAATAACCCATTCCTTCCAAAAGTCAGCGGAATTCAGAAAAGTCCAGCAACGCGCCACAGCATGGCGCACCGAGCTGCAGTACCGCCGTGTCGACGTGCGGGACACAGCCCTGCTGCATACCGCGATCGAGGACATAGCCAATCACGAGGGTCGCATCGATGGTCTAATCGCCGCAGCCGCAATCCAGCAGGAGACGTCTGCCCTGGAGCACTCTACCGAAGATACCAATGCTCTGCTCGAGGTTAATGTGACGGGTGTGTTCATGACGGCTCAGGCCGTGGCGAGGCAGATGATTCGGTTCGGGAATGGAGGTAGTATCGCTCTAGTCGCCAGTATGAGCGGGACTGTTGTGAACAGGGTacgttgttgttgttgttgttgttgttgttgttgttgttgttgttgttgttgttgttgttgttgttgttgtcgTTGTTGTTGTCTTGGTTCCAAGTCTCACCCCCTCACACTGCGTGGGATGACATTTGACAGATCCACTCTGACCATCTTCACACAGGGTCTACTCTGCCCCGTCTATAATGCAAGCAAAGCAGCCGTCATCCAACTAGCCCGCAGCCTCGCTGCAGAATGGGGCCAGCATAACATTCGCGTCAACACCCTCTCCCCCGGCTACATTCTCACCTCTATGTTGGAGATGTTGTTCGTCGAGTATCCCGATCGTCGTGAGCAATTCGCTAAAGAGAATATGCTAGCCCGTCTATCCCGTCCGCGGGAGTATCGTGGTGCGGCtgtctttttgctttctaaTGCTAGTGCTTTCATGACTGGGAGTGATCTCCGCATTGACGGTGGTCATGCTGCGTGGTGAATGGCTTCTAGTGGGACAAGGTGTTGGTTGGTTGTctaaaaggggggggggagtcCTTGTCTTCTGGGCTTGTTTTGTGTCTACATGAAGCTATGCTAGATGGCTTCATGGCAGTAAGTGGGGCTCTACGTCTTTTGCGACTGTAGCATTTGTTTCGCTTGTTTCTACTCGGAGTGGATCGGATTCGAACCTCAGGCCCGTGTCGCGGGGTTTCATGGGTTTATTGTTAGTACTATGGGAACTCCCATTTCTCAGGAGATCATGGTATTGATATAGCTCGGCAAAGGAGAACAGAACTTGGCAGTGATGTACTAGCCGTAGTTTTTTGGGGAATAAACGGACGACCGGTTAGTCATATCTGTCGCGTTTAGCAATCAAATCTGGAGAGATGTCATATTGTGCGATGTAAGATTGTGCGGTGTGATGGCCCCGTAGACTGGAGTGGAGAATCGTTCTCTATCGTCCCTGAGGTGTGACTAGCATTGTGGGTCTACGTCAGCTGCGATTTACCTGCGCCGCAAATGCTCAGATGGTGTGTGATTGCAGATGTCAGGGGTTGATTGATAGATACTCGGCATCAGGAGAAGCAAAGGGGACATTAGGGAAGATGCAATCACGTTCACTGTGCAACAGATGCCAAAAAGACAGATTCAGAGAATGGATTGAAATGATAAAAATGATGTGAAGAGACGAAGAATCAAATTTCAAGATCCAAATATAAGTTGTGGAGACAAGTAGATATGAAGGACATGCGCAGAACTGATCAAACCCATGCCCACCACCCGAAGATGGGGCCAATAGCGTAGCTCAAGTCAAGGATAAAGAAAGATCAAGGAAATAGACGGGGTATCGATATGGAATAGTGATAAAGCAGGGTAAAGCCGAAATAAGCACACAAGCCCCAGAGAAAGTGCACAAAAGCAAGGTGGGAAAAGAAGCGAAGTGAACTACTCGTACTGACATGAATGCATTAAGTAATGACAACGCAAGAGATGAAAACTCGAAGAGGTAAAAAGAAAACATGGACCCGTTGTCTTTTGACTCCTGGTACACCGACTGATCGATCCCCATATTAATACGCCGTGTATGCAAAGGTCAGCTCAAATGACCAAATAAGAGAAGGCGAAAAACCGTGCCATCTAGCCCATCTCCATGCCATACTCGTCCTCCTCCTTGAAGCTCATAGCAGCATGGCCAGCACTGTTCCAGTACTGGGGCTGGCCAGCGCCGTTGGCACTGCTGGTGCCGCTATGGAACgaaggacttaggctgggAGGGGTGAGGCCGGACATGTCGCCGCCCTGCACGGCATCGCCGGCAATGTTGGTGTGCTTGGGGACGCGCAGACCGCTACCAGGTCCGCGGGTATAGCTGAAGGAAGTCGGGTCATTCCTCTCCAGTGCATCGAGGATCTCGCTGCGCATGCgcttctcttcttcggtcTGTTCGAAGGGCCAGGTTCCACCCATGCTGCTGATCAGCTCAGCGAGTTCCGCTTCTTGTTGGTATTTGACATGCAGAGCCCACATCAGATCACGAGTCCAGCTGACGGCACCGTTAAGAATGTCGCCCTTGTTGGGacccttttccttttcttcaattGGGAGACCCATTGTGATGTTACCCGCCGTCGCGCGGCGGCCGTTGCCTCCAGCGAGAAGAGATGTGGCAGCACTTCCGCCTACGCCGGCCATGGAAAGAGCGCTGCTGTTCACGAGTTGCTTCCGGACCTTGTCGTCTTCTAGTCGGTGCTGAGGAACCAGGTGGGAGAGATCCTGAATGCGTTCATTGATGTTGTCGCGTCGGCGGCGTTCGACTAGGTTGTGCGAGGCACGGCGACGCCGGCGCTTGGCTTCCTGGGATTCAAGATCACCGCCAGGGAGATGGGCGTCAACCTTAGCGGGCAGCGAAGCGTGCTTCCCAGACTTGAGGATCTCGGAGATGCCGACATGATGTGGTTGGTGGGGAGGAGATGAGATAGGCGATGACTCGACATACGACTGTGAACTGCCAGGTGTTCCATCCCACTGGTTGGACAGGGACTTGTAATGACGGGCTTGCAGCCCGGTCCGGATAGGCTGAGAGGGAAAGCTGCCAGACTCAGGGGTGCCCAATGTCAAAGAACCCAGTGCCGGTGTTTTGGGGGTCATGGGGCTACGGCCGTCGGATGAAGGACGGTCTATGCCTTGCAAGCTCTGGCGCTTGGCGCCGAGGTAATTCTGGTCGAAAGAGCTGGCATTCTGAATGTGGGGATTTTGCTGGTTCATGCGATACTGCTCATAATTGAAGCTGTTCTGAACAAACGGGCTAGCCATGGGAGCATTATCCGGGGTGTTGGAGTACAGATGCGACATCTGACTTTGGTGACTCATCGCAATACCACCAGCAGACTGGTCCTGGAGATAGTTCACATTATCGCGTTGATGACCGTTCTGGCCGCTGATCTCGAGATCCAACAACTCGTCTGTGTCGATGCCGGAGTTTCCGAAGTGGAAGCTGGATGACATGTTCTGTTGCGAACCATAGGAGTAGGGCATGAAGCCATTCTGCTGCTGCATGGACAAGTCGGATGGGTCAACCCCATCGGGGAATTGATTACCCATCGAGTAACCAGAGTGTGACATGATGAAAGGGGCGTAATCGTCGGATTCGTGTTTGATGAAGAGACTTGCTTCAGCCATAGCCCGGTGAAACAATATTCGGGGTTGTGGATGGGGCGCAGATCGGCGAGGAGCTGAAGGAGTCGTAGTGCCGATCTTACTGACTCTCCGCGGCAGTTGTCTAAGAGGCGGTCCAAGAGGGCTGACACTGAATAGGACGAAAGAGGTGTTTGGTGTGGGGAAATTCACGATCTGTGTGTATAGGAAGCGATGTTAGTCAAGACTCAACCCCGCCCGTAGGCGATTTGAAGATGCCGTGGCCTCCGTGCGCAAGGCAAAACAGGCAACCCAATTAAAGGTAAAACAGAATGGAAGCGGGAAGAGGAATGCAAATAATTACCCTTGAAAGACAGAGGATTGGAAAATTAAAGTCCGGGGAGATTGTGAGACGGTGCCAATAAGCTTGGGAAATTTCCTCGGTCTTAAAGCCGGGGATGGGTCGACAATCGAGGGGAGGACTGTACAGATCACCACAAACGTATCTTGATGCAATCGTGGTCGCAGGGCACAATTTAAACGGTGACAAAAGAGATCTAGAGAATTGGGTAAGTGATGAAAGAGCGATGAAGAAATAAAGCCGAGCGGTGCGCAAATGCGAGAGATGAAAGAAGACCAGGGATCTAGAAGATAAGAGACCAAAAGACCAGAAACGAGCAGGAATAAAAACCAAGCCCGAATCAGGCACTCAATCCCAGGTGGTTTCGATTGATCCCAGTTGATATCCCGGTTAGATGGTTGATCCCAGTTGTCTTTTGCAGATGCAAAACACACAAGTCTGGAGAAGAGTGGGGGAATCAGCGGTGGGAGGGCGGTGAGACGAGGCGATCTGGGGTTTTTGTCGAGAACGTTGGCTTCGTAGATAGATCGTGCGATTCATAGTTCaccttcatcttctcctggAGTTGGATATTTACCACATTTGGTTGGAATCCCGTCTCTTGAGCCTTGCTCCCTGGGCGTTTACTCGGGATTTGATGCCCACGCTCAGATTGCAATCGGAATACGAGTTGGCGCAAGCGCTCACTTCCCAATacccaaaacaaaaaaacacGTTGGGCTTGGTTTGAGGCTGACGAAAGGTGAAATACATGGAGACATACCAAGTGAAGATGTGTATATGCAGTTGGTATACGTAAGTACACTTCGACCTGTGTTGACGTTAGCAAGGGATTAACAATATGCATCACCCGACATCTCAACATAAGTATGCAGGTCAAGACATGTTAAAGAACCCAGAAGAGCCCCGTTCACACGTGGGGACCTGGCAATCAGGCAGCCATAAAGCACAGATGCAGGAACAAACCGAAGATGCGATATATGAGGGAGGCTTGACACATACTTTGATCTGTATGTCTGACTAGGAGCTGACGGGATGTAAAGCCTTTGCAAATCAAAAGTTGGAGAACCGAAGGATGCAGTGACAACTCAGAGATTAAAAGCACTTGCAGGTTTCGCAGACAGACACCGAGGGGATGGAGACTTTATGAACTCAAGCGGTGCTCTCCTGCATCTCTCATTTGATACATTGCAACATCGGTCATGCAGCCCGTCGATCGGTGGAAATCGATGAGATTCACCTACGCCATCGGACATTAACATTGTCATTTTCTTAGGGGGTTTAATATTAAATTGGCTACCACAACTTAGATCagaagggaaaaagagaGTGTGAGTGTAAATGGGTGTGAGTGGATTTTGGGTGAAGGAGGGTGGCAACGGGTAAACCCCCGAGcttctttatttttttttctattttcgTACCATCTACAAATTTAATAATAATAACAACACCAACAAGTTCTGCTGGACGAGAGAGAAAAATATTTTCTTCATCGTAACCTAGAATAAAAAACACTCTTGGAGAATGGGGGGAAGGGTGATACAGCCGGATCAAGTAAAACGGTGGCCATCCCATGATGCACTTTGGGATATTTGTCACCTGTTACCACGATCATGACCCACGGGTGTCTTGAACAGAGCAAGCTAGATCGTATCATATGAGCTCTTGGGGCTGCGAGCATACCAAAACCTATCTTCTAGGAAACCCTAATCTACCACTCATGGAAGTCTGCAGAATGTGTACAAGATCCCTGAACAAGACCATGTAGACAAGGTTGATCTCCATCAATTGTGTAGATTACTAATCCTCGAAATACCGGAGGTGGTAGAGATCGACTAGTAAGAAAAAATGACAGCGAGTCGTAAATATCATCCGGAGAGCACAACACTCTCATTACCTTGGCAATACTAGAGATAAGCAAGATTGGAGAGGATCCTAGAGTATATGTGATGAAGGGATAAataaaaaggaaaaagaaaaaggcaaagaaaaaaaccgGCAGCCTACAGACCAGTCACTAGCACTATCAATCTGCAAGAGGATCAGTGTGGTCTATTCTTCATGTGGGATGTTGTGCAGAGGAGTCTAGATGGTGATCATACAATATATCGCACTGGGATCGTCAAAGGAGCTTGGACCTCCACAAATTACTCCGCTCCGACTACGCATTTGGTGAGTTTACTCGTTAGTTTATTTTCGTTCTGCAGAAGGGGCGGACTCAGAGCTATTGATCTAGGTTTCAGCGGCAAAACGAAACAATGTTAGAGTTCACTGTTCAATATTAGGAGCCTTTAAGAATGTTCAAGTCGGTTGGCAACTTCGGGTTTCGGAATAAACCGTTCAGTCTTGATCCGAAGCAAGACGAACCAGAATGGTTGAATGCGGTGGAGAGAGGCAATCGGAGGGGTTAGAATGTGTCTCAAGACCCCTCCACCAATAGTGAATCAAAGCAATACACCTCAATCTGGTATGAATGTGCTTAGCCACATCACCAAACTTTCCCCTCTTTGTGAGCCACTCCGGATTAGGAGATGATAGTATTCTGGGATTGACGGATGGGGGTGGACCTTAGGGATTCGTCTTGAGGGCAAATGGATCTGACGTCCCGTCCCGTCAAGGTTCGGCGAAACACCCCCAGTGATCCATGGTTGACATAAGGGAGAGAGAAGTTGTATTTCCAAATCTACTTTTATAAGATTCATCATTTTTAAGAGGTTGACACCATCTATGTCTTACTCGAAGTACCTGCGCCCAGGACCCTGCCTGACATGACGACATCGTACGTGGTTAAGGTCGCACTCCATTCCGGGGGTGACGGATAAACCGACTAGTGTGAATCAAAGATTCGGTTTAGTACCACATAGTAAAGCCGATGttaaaaatcaagaaaaacaagggacacagaaaaagaaaacgcaGAAGCCAAATGTAGAGAAACAATGAGGCTAGTGCCAATGTTACCGGTGCAGTCCGGAGTGCATTTTGGCGCCCTCATGGTTATCGGATATTTCCCCTAGGTGATACACGGGTAGCTACATAAAATACAGTCAACAGAGAAAAAATTAGAGAATGGGTATGCAACATCGTCTGGTTGTCTTTCCGATGCGACTGACGGCAACTGAAGCCGTTGTTGCCGTTGTCGATAAATGCTTCTGCAAGGCTGTCCAATACAAAAAACTGGCCGCCACTTTGCAGTTGCAGTGACGGCCAATCACCACAGGGTGCGGACCAGCCATGAAGGATTGACAGTGGGACGGCAACTAACGATTGAAAGTTGCAGAAAGAAGGGCATTATCTATATTGGTCATGCATGCAGATTGATTATATTGAAATATAGACGATTGTTAAATTGCAAGTTAACAGACTAGTCAGTCATGTGGAACCCCCTTTTAAAGCTGGTTGATTTGATTCAATATGCAAGTAGAACCTATAGGAAATTTTAGTTCTATCTTTAGGGATTTGAAGTTTGACAAATTCGCGCGGGTATAGCGCATAGGGAAGAAAGACAGACAATGGGGATTTGTGTTTAAATTAAATCGAATAAATAACAATTTTTAAAAATATGAAACCGAATCGAGAGTCTAGAAAACAAAGAACATGATGTGTGAAGTTGCTTATAGGTGGGTTAGTTGTATACTTCCTAGGTCAATGCTACATGTTCATGTTGCACTATGCCTAATTTGGAATTAGCCTCCTTTCCCCAACTTCATTGCTGATCTGGGAACTGCCACTATACAACCATATCTCTCCACACCACCTAGGCAACATTACACCCTCTTGGTAAGTGACTTGTGTCTCTTTCGGTTTTCAAGTCATCTTTCTATGGGGGATCATCCTGGTCAATGACCCCACAGGGCTCGGTCCGAAGCTTTGTACCCTAACACTGGAACCCATCATCATCTGACAGTTTCAGTACTTGACGCCAATCGGGTTGGTCGCATCGGTAGCTTCACGCCATCTCGTCATTTTGCCAGGTTCTCCTCATCTTACTACCTTCCGTTATCAATAGCGCAGCGCTTCCTTATCCAATCAGTACCAGCCGATCTCCTACGCCGTGGTCGCTTCCCATCCCTTCTCGGATCGTGCTCGCGAGGTCCAACGCTTCCCACCTACCTTCAACTTGGTTGGATTATCTCCCGTATTATTGCGCTCTCGATCACGATACGCCTGCGCCGCACCCGAGGACTCTCAAGCTACACCGGTAGTCATCGCCGACTCCACAGTGATAGCCATTGATCCCGTTACGCTGACGCCTTACCACAGTGCAATAGACAGCCCTTTTCTTGATCGGGGAGGTTTTTCATAAAATTTACTTTATCAGCCTGCCATATCCACAATCTTTGATCTTTCGATCTTGACTGCATATCGTCGAGTCGGACAACTTCCCTCGAAAGTGGCACCCCATTTGAACCGAGCCACGACGTGTCCCAGCTCGTCGGAAGCCGAATTCACGTTCGACACAGTTGTCATCTGCTCCTCTGTTGGCTTGACTAAATCACCACTTCTAGCTAATCCTCAAGGATCATCCACCACCCGGCGCAGATCATCTGCACTCCATCTCCGATAGTCCCTGCAGATCGTTTTCTTGGTCTTTCTTTCCTAGACCACGGGCCTTCTCTGCAGACGCAGTAGTGCACGCCCCTCTTCTCCTCGTTTCATTCGGGGCCTAAAACTTAACAAAAACTAGTCTCAAACATGGCGAATAACTCGTTCCGAGACTCTGTCAACTCACTAGGGTGGTCGCGTAGGGATCCGGATCTCCCCGTCAACACCGGCACATCATCGAACATCCCATTCTTATCCCGTCTACAGTCTTATAACCCATTCGGTGAAGGCGGTTATGTCCAACTGCCTACTCACAATGAAGGTCCTGGGGCTCCATTGCCGGCAGCCACTCggcgggaagaagaagagggcTTCTTTGCCTGTAAGTGTTTTTTCTGTCTTGTGACCCTCCTATCCCCAGATCCTCCTGTACACCATTGTTTGGTCCAGGTGATGAGACTGCAGTTCCTGCGCCGGGAGGATTTGTTACCACCACGCTTGTTTATATGGTTGCGAGCGGATAGAAGAAAGACACTAACACGGATTACCTGTAGTGAGTCGCTGGGACCGCATGCTCATATTTGGCGCATGTAACTTGGGCGCCGCTATCTGTTTCATGATCTGTTTCTTCTTGTTTCCTGTTTTGTCGCTCAAGCCCCGCAAATTCGCAGTCTTGTAAGTTGCCTCCGCGATGGTCCGCGTAATGTGGGCTTTGTTCCCCGGCTTTCTATGTGGCCTTCCCAGCCTTGCGTCTCTCAaatttaaatttttttttttgaaaaaaaaaaaatttaaattCTAGCTATCTCATGTTCTCGGGCGACTGAGCGTATCCCGAGCTGGGATAGACCAGGTCATCGGTCAAATTTGGCTAAGGCCATGTGCGCTCTTGCCCTTCACACTGCAAGCTGATTGGCCCTGATCTTGACCTCTATCTGCATCTCATGCCAAGATGCCTCATCTCCGGTCTTGGATCTCGCTTGCTAACAGGTTTCCACTAGATGGTCCGTCGGCTCGGTCTTATTTTTGCTATCATGGGCTGTTCTCATGGGACCGTGGACTTACGCTAAACATTTGGTGTCCGGAACACGGTTGCCATTCACAGCGGCCTATTTCGGAGCGATCGCTCTCACGCTATACTTCGCCATCGGGGTACGTAAGATGGatttgtttgtttttctttgtgTTTCGTTTTTGCTTTCGGATTTTAATCTTGTGTGTGGTCTTTGCGCGTCGTCCCATTGCACTCCGACGATCCCTCCCCTCTTCATGACGCTCCTCTCTGAAATTCCCTGGTTGTCACACACTCGCTCTCCCTCGCTCTACCCGCGTTCATATGGTCGCACTGCACGACCGGGGAAAGGGGTATCTTGCAGCCTTCAAATCCATCGTGCAGTACAACCTGAAACCACGGCTTGTCATGCCTGCTGTTGGCTGCAGCCAATTTGACTCCTTCGATTCCATCCCACCCTGTATTCGGCCGGCCTCTCCGCTCTGAATCTTGCGTCTGTGTCACGTACCACCACGGCGCGGGACTTGGATGCTATTTCCTTTACTTCTCCTTGTCTGCCACATCCCGGTGTCACAGAGCGCGGAGTCCAGAGCCATCGAGATCAATCTCTGTCTCACTGATCCTGTCGGCTCGGTCATCTTGTTCTACCTGCATCTAACATTCATTTCACTTCCACTTGTCACATTGGGCAACACATCCTCTTCTAGAAACCTCTTGCTGACCGACTTCCTTTTTTTCGTGCATTCTAGCGTCAGAACCTCTTCCTCACTCTCATCTCCTCGATCTTCCAGCTTGCTGCCCTCGTCTGGTACCTCGTCAGCTATTTTCCCATGGGCAGCACCGGTCTGCAGTACGTGAGCCGTTTTGGAGCATCGCGTGTTACCGCTTGGATTAGTGGTTGATTTGTTCATTTGCTCGTTTCTGAAACCCCGAGCTTTATCTGACCTCGAATCAATCGCATGGTGTGCTCGTGGTTACTTCGATCTAAGGCGCTGTTTGGGATCTTCGTTGTGTGTTATGTATCTAGCCAGAACTACAGTTGTTGGGCGTTTTGCCTTCGTTATGCTGCCATACACTTATGTTGGCGCCCAGCCTGGGTTTCTTGGCAGTACAATATTATACACTGATCTCGGACAAAAAGGGAACTTGTAGGCTACCAGTACATGTGCACCGGATTCTAGGCCAACAACATGGCTTTCCCTTTCCATTTTAATAATCACCCCCTTGCCGCTTTCTGCTCGCCAGGTTAAAACCGAGCGCCTGCTCTTGTGCGTTGCATCAGCACAAAACTTGCGCACCCCGGGGTCAGCATCACCTCATCATCATGGAAGCGGAACGCATCGCTCACTGTGATCTCGCTAGTCGTGTCGATGATGAAGGTGATGATGGCCACGCTTGTGTTGGTTCAAATGGGTTGCATGTCCTGGGATCTGGATTGCGTGTTAGGAACAAATCCCCAAAGAGAGGTTCGTGTTAGCAGATGGGGAGGTCTTACCTTGAATGGAGAGGACTCGGCCGTCTGCGAACCGGGTACCACAGAGGAGGACAAAGCCGGTTGAGGCACTTTTGATGTCGATTCCGTTACTCGGGTGCCATTTGTATCACACGATCCCAGAATGAAACCTGCACTCTTTGCCTGCGCCACGGGAGGTGAACGATATGATATAACTGGCATTCCTTCGCATTGATGATAAAAAGCCAAGCTTGGCAGGTACTCAAGCTGTCGCATTCATTAGCACATTCAGATGGTGTTAAATGAGTGTATCGGTAGGCCAGAGGTGCTTTACTGAAGAACCCAATGGTTTCATCCTGGGCGCTGGGGAAGCAAGTGGCGGACACAGAAGAAAGGAACCCCTCTATAACCAGGAGAAAGGTGAAAATAAGAATCGAAGTTGATTGCATGGTTCAAGGCAGCTCTGAATGTTGCTTGATCGGGGAATCGCAAGTGAAAGTGAATTATTCCAATCACTTTTTATAGGTGTGGATTTGGAAGACACAAACATGGGACTGATGATTGTGTTTTGTCGGGCAATTTCCgggttcctttttttttctatgtCACTCTCAAAGATCGTGGCCAATATCCAGAAGACATAGGTCCCACCGACAGTAACTACACTACTCCGTCGACAGTGAGTTTCGAAATTACAGAATTAGGACCAGTTTTGTCTCCTTAGCGCCATTTTGATCAAGTGC
It contains:
- a CDS encoding HLH transcription factor (GlcD gamma), putative, which gives rise to MLMSDGLLVRHTDQSRSVLTYTNCIYTSSLDLFCHRLNCALRPRLHQDTFVTEEISQAYWHRLTISPDFNFPILCLSRIVNFPTPNTSFVLFSVSPLGPPLRQLPRRVSKIGTTTPSAPRRSAPHPQPRILFHRAMAEASLFIKHESDDYAPFIMSHSGYSMGNQFPDGVDPSDLSMQQQNGFMPYSYGSQQNMSSSFHFGNSGIDTDELLDLEISGQNGHQRDNVNYLQDQSAGGIAMSHQSQMSHLYSNTPDNAPMASPFVQNSFNYEQYRMNQQNPHIQNASSFDQNYLGAKRQSLQGIDRPSSDGRSPMTPKTPALGSLTLGTPESGSFPSQPIRTGLQARHYKSLSNQWDGTPGSSQSYVESSPISSPPHQPHHVGISEILKSGKHASLPAKVDAHLPGGDLESQEAKRRRRRASHNLVERRRRDNINERIQDLSHLVPQHRLEDDKVRKQLVNSSALSMAGVGGSAATSLLAGGNGRRATAGNITMGLPIEEKEKGPNKGDILNGAVSWTRDLMWALHVKYQQEAELAELISSMGGTWPFEQTEEEKRMRSEILDALERNDPTSFSYTRGPGSGLRVPKHTNIAGDAVQGGDMSGLTPPSLSPSFHSGTSSANGAGQPQYWNSAGHAAMSFKEEDEYGMEMG
- a CDS encoding Short-chain dehydrogenase/reductase SDR, with the protein product MSTETKIYATPVTPPLHLDSTTSIPDFSLTGKVSLVTGAGRGLGLALTEALLEAGAKVYALDDLKEPSAEFRKVQQRATAWRTELQYRRVDVRDTALLHTAIEDIANHEGRIDGLIAAAAIQQETSALEHSTEDTNALLEVNVTGVFMTAQAVARQMIRFGNGGSIALVASMSGTVVNRGLLCPVYNASKAAVIQLARSLAAEWGQHNIRVNTLSPGYILTSMLEMLFVEYPDRREQFAKENMLARLSRPREYRGAAVFLLSNASAFMTGSDLRIDGGHAAW
- a CDS encoding Vesicle transport protein, SFT2-like; this encodes MANNSFRDSVNSLGWSRRDPDLPVNTGTSSNIPFLSRLQSYNPFGEGGYVQLPTHNEGPGAPLPAATRREEEEGFFALSRWDRMLIFGACNLGAAICFMICFFLFPVLSLKPRKFAVLWSVGSVLFLLSWAVLMGPWTYAKHLVSGTRLPFTAAYFGAIALTLYFAIGRQNLFLTLISSIFQLAALVWYLVSYFPMGSTGLQYVSRFGASRVTAWISG